A single region of the Ascaphus truei isolate aAscTru1 chromosome 6, aAscTru1.hap1, whole genome shotgun sequence genome encodes:
- the TAS1R3 gene encoding taste receptor type 1 member 3 — translation MFCRNQNVAGSPRPGHVAWQRGQLAAGQARSAMPDCSDKPGGMSSSTMFGMVILRVQFLFLAIRLAGVAPNQQANMFSTPGDYVIGGLFPIHSDILYLKNEFQVDVPICTNFYAPGYQHLLAMKYAVHEINNSTSLLPNVTLGYDLYDTCSDSLVSVRAALGLVLQNPTGYTSRVVAVIHPGSSDAILGGARLLNFVPIPQIFTITCISAPSSKSQAEALVKLVTHFHWNWISVLASNDPYGRSRMEHFTELATASETCIAYRGLIPTRASEKEISKIMDNLKNSHANVTVLFASDASVEKLMRALIQRNITGKVWVADDGWSTSDMIASIPNLVSLGTFIGFAVRSGHIPGFREYVEGILKDKTSDPAPIQDRSNEGDIQLCLECQNLTLANATNLLGSSSYRRTFNAYAAVYIIANALHQLLCCNQSACLCDMSTQISPWQLMEEMIRVNVTIDSTPIYISNTGDPPAAYELITWKWKSISDSPDFQVIGSYDSIGNLLKVNSSLIQWHVEGKQITLSNCSQQCEPGQRRQIQHYCTCCYLCENCPTGYFQNMSADPSTCTPCLRHQWSSEMSTQCHNRVIEYLDWKDTITIVMTSLGSLILLFIAFVFVTFTAKCCTPIVKATGWISSLVLLVSLAFSLFSCHLFIGKPNAFRCLVRQPIFSGSFTVCLALLLGKSLEVSNLCGSRSACFQGCITYLCLLLSLLAQVGLCWAWFYWDPPSVLENSGVSASSLVIECKEGSFTGFGLLLFFNGFLALLCFMCTFLGQSPSQKLNHAKQITYAMLIYFVAWIFFIPTYATSKGKLVPLFQIFSGIISASGILGFYFLPKCYILLFQPQINTQSDSEIPQQEVAVPPKNSSDTITGNILEEQGDIRPPDPMDPVK, via the exons ATGTTTTGCCGCAACCAAAATGTCGCCGGCTCTCCACGGCCAGGACACGTCGCCTGGCAGCGAGGGCAGCTCGCCGCTGGACAAGCCAGATCTGCCATGCCCGACTGCTCCGACAAGCCAG GTGGAATGTCTTCTTCTACTATGTTTGGAATGGTGATTCTAAGAGTTCAATTTCTGTTTTTGGCCATCAGGCTTGCTGGAGTAGCCCCTAATCAACAGGCCAACATGTTCTCCACACCAGGTGACTATGTGATTGGTGGACTGTTCCCTATTCATTCCGATATACTCTACCTGAAGAATGAGTTCCAAGTGGATGTACCCATCTGTACAAA TTTTTATGCCCCAGGCTACCAGCATTTACTAGCCATGAAATATGCCGTTCATGAAATCAACAATTCCACATCCCTTCTGCCAAATGTCACCCTCGGTTATGACTTGTACGACACCTGTTCTGACAGCCTGGTGTCTGTGAGGGCAGCTCTTGGCTTGGTCTTACAAAACCCCACAGGCTACACAAGCCGAGTGGTGGCTGTTATCCATCCTGGAAGCTCTGATGCCATCTTGGGAGGAGCTCGGCTGTTGAACTTTGTCCCCATTCCCCAG ATATTTACCATTACATGCATTTCAG CTCCGTCTTCAAAGTCCCAGGCAGAGGCACTAGTCAAGCTGGTCACCCACTTCCACTGGAACTGGATATCTGTTCTTGCATCCAATGACCCATATGGTCGCTCACGAATGGAGCATTTTACTGAACTGGCTACAGCTTCAGAGACTTGCATTGCTTACAGGGGCCTAATCCCCACAAGAGCCTCTGAGAAAGAGATATCCAAGATTATGGACAATCTGAAGAATTCCCATGCCAATGTCACAGTCTTGTTTGCTAGTGACGCCTCTGTGGAAAAGCTGATGCGGGCACTGATCCAGAGGAACATTACAGGTAAAGTTTGGGTTGCTGATGATGGCTGGTCCACCTCTGACATGATTGCCTCAATTCCTAATCTTGTCAGTTTGGGCACCTTCATTGGTTTTGCGGTGAGGAGTGGGCACATTCCAGGATTTAGAGAATATGTGGAGGGGATACTGAAAGACAAGACTTCAGACCCAGCACCTATCCAGGACCGCTCGAATGAAGGCGATATCCAGTTATGCCTAGAATGTCAGAATCTGACACTCGCCAATGCCACCAACCTGTTGGGTAGCAGCTCCTACAGGAGGACTTTTAATGCCtatgctgctgtttatataattGCTAATGCACTGCATCAACTTCTCTGTTGCAACCAGAGTGCTTGCTTATGCGATATGAGCACACAGATATCCCCATGGCAG CTGATGGAGGAGATGATAAGAGTCAATGTCACCATTGATTCAACACCTATTTACATTAGCAACACAGGAGATCCTCCGGCTGCATACGAACTGATCACATGGAAATGGAAATCCATAAGCGACTCCCCTGACTTTCAGGTCATTGGTTCCTATGACTCAATAGGAAACCTGTTGAAAGTAAATAGCAGTTTAATTCAGTGGCATGTGGAAGGAAAACAG ATCACCCTATCTAACTGCTCTCAGCAGTGTGAGCCTGGCCAGAGAAGGCAGATACAGCATTACTGCACCTGCTGCTACCTGTGTGAAAACTGCCCCACTGGATACTTTCAGAACATGAGTGCTG ATCCTTCTACTTGCACCCCTTGCCTCCGCCACCAGTGGTCCTCTGAAATGAGCACCCAATGTCATAACAGAGTCATTGAGTATTTGGATTGGAAAGACACCATCACCATTGTCATGACCAGCCTGGGCAGCCTAATCCTCCTCTTCATTGCTTTTGTGTTTGTCACTTTCACCGCGAAATGCTGCACTCCCATTGTGAAAGCCACTGGCTGGATCTCCAGCCTTGTCCTACTGGTCTCATTAGCATTCTCTCTCTTTAGCTGCCACCTGTTCATTGGCAAGCCCAATGCTTTCCGCTGTCTAGTGCGGCAGCCAATTTTCTCTGGCAGCTTCACCGTTTGCTTGGCACTTCTTCTGGGAAAATCCTTGGAAGTTTCAAACTTGTGCGGCTCACGAAGTGCCTGTTTTCAAGGCTGTATCACTTACCTGTGCCTTCTACTCAGTCTCCTTGCTCAGGTAGGGCTGTGTTGGGCCTGGTTTTACTGGGATCCTCCATCAGTGCTGGAGAACTCAGGTGTTTCTGCTTCTTCCTTAGTGATCGAGTGTAAGGAGGGCTCATTCACAGGGTTTGGCTTACTTCTGTTTTTTAATGGATTTTTGGCGCTGCTTTGCTTCATGTGTACCTTCCTGGGTCAAAGCCCCAGCCAGAAACTTAACCATGCCAAGCAGATTACCTATGCCATGCTGATCTACTTTGTGGCTTGGATCTTCTTCATCCCCACCTATGCCACAAGCAAGGGGAAGCTGGTGCCACTCTTCCAGATATTTTCAGGGATCATCAGTGCCTCAGGCATCCTTGGGTTTTACTTCCTTCCTAAGTGCTACATCCTTCTGTTCCAACCCCAGATCaacactcagtctgactctgagATACCGCAGCAAGAGGTAGCTGTACCTCCTAAAAACAGCAGTGACACAATTACTGGCAACATACTTGAAGAGCAAGGGGACATCAGGCCTCCAGATCCCATGGACCCAGTCAAGTGA